TAATATGACGTCTGATAACGTATGAGATTGTCGAGATACTTCTGCGTCCAACTCAAGGCGTCAAGCCAGAGGAAGCCTAGCCATGACATCGTCTTCGTCTTACCAGCCCTTACCCAACACGTTTCGCCAGTCGGTCCTGAAGAGCGAAACCCAGATCGGATGCTGGGCATCCCTCGGCAGCCCCATCACGACCGAACTGCTGGGCATGCTGGGCTTCGACTGGATCCTGCTCGATGCCGAGCACGCGCCCAACGACGTCCTTACCCTCATCCCCCAGCTCATGGCGCTCAAGGACAGCCGTAGCGCCCCCGTGGTGAGGCCGCCGGCCAACGACAGCGTGGTGATTAAGCGGCTGCTCGACAGTGGCTTCTTCAACTTCCTGATCCCCTTCGTCGACAGCGCCGCCGACGCCGCTCGCGCCGTCGCCGCCACGCGTTACCCGCCGCAAGGGATTCGCGGGGTGTCGGTGGGTCATCGCGGGAATCGCTACGGGACCGTAAGCGACTACTTAAGCACCGCGAACGAAAACATTTGCGTCGTGGTGCAGATCGAAAGCCGGACAGCGGTTGATGCAATCGATGAGAT
This window of the Caballeronia sp. SBC1 genome carries:
- the garL gene encoding 2-dehydro-3-deoxyglucarate aldolase yields the protein MTSSSSYQPLPNTFRQSVLKSETQIGCWASLGSPITTELLGMLGFDWILLDAEHAPNDVLTLIPQLMALKDSRSAPVVRPPANDSVVIKRLLDSGFFNFLIPFVDSAADAARAVAATRYPPQGIRGVSVGHRGNRYGTVSDYLSTANENICVVVQIESRTAVDAIDEILAVEGVDAVFLGPSDLAASYGHIGNPNHPDVQQAIAHVFERARAAGKASGTLAPVQADAERYLSMGCQVVAVCADMGLLRNAAQAVQKHFMQK